A stretch of Crossiella cryophila DNA encodes these proteins:
- the sigM gene encoding RNA polymerase sigma factor SigM has protein sequence MTAAASSDGDLIAAHAAGDPHAFTELVRRHRDRMWAVALRTLRDPEEAADALQEAFISAFRAAASFRAESQVSTWLHRIVVNACLDRVRRRQARPTVPMPEEPHREPVAPRDVMDERVTSLAVQDALAELPEEQRAPIILVDVQGYSVAESAQILGIAEGTVKSRCARGRAKLAKLLGHLRNPDASANVSPDAGAMAPRRPREGR, from the coding sequence GTGACAGCCGCGGCTAGCTCGGACGGGGACCTCATAGCGGCCCATGCTGCCGGCGACCCACACGCGTTCACCGAGCTCGTGCGGCGTCATCGGGATCGCATGTGGGCGGTGGCCCTGCGGACATTGCGTGATCCGGAGGAAGCGGCCGATGCGCTGCAGGAGGCGTTCATCTCCGCCTTCCGCGCCGCGGCCTCCTTCCGTGCCGAGTCACAGGTCTCCACCTGGTTGCACCGGATCGTGGTGAACGCATGCCTCGACCGGGTGAGGCGCCGCCAGGCCCGGCCGACCGTGCCGATGCCCGAGGAGCCGCACCGCGAACCGGTGGCGCCCAGGGACGTGATGGACGAGCGGGTCACCTCGCTGGCCGTCCAGGACGCCCTCGCCGAACTGCCCGAGGAGCAGCGCGCGCCGATCATCCTGGTGGACGTGCAGGGATACTCGGTAGCCGAGTCCGCGCAGATCCTGGGGATCGCCGAAGGTACCGTGAAGAGCAGATGTGCTCGCGGTAGGGCGAAGCTGGCGAAACTTCTCGGGCACCTGCGGAACCCCGATGCAAGTGCGAACGTCTCACCTGACGCTGGAGCAATGGCACCGCGGCGTCCACGGGAGGGACGATGA
- a CDS encoding protein kinase family protein, with product MSGTPDYTAPHGNPAGGAVGAAAFVPGATLGDGRYRLLSLAGQDPRGPAQFWRARDNALGRDVALTVLIGDASDERTAARSRRTLERATHSAGFTHPGVSRTLDVLWPGHGVNPRDGVFGIVVAEWTQGTDLLDLITEGPLPAGTASRLLEPLAAAVETAHHAGLVLGVDHPQRLRVTPDGKLRLAFPGPRAEVTAREDVRGLGATLYLMLTCRWALDGGPNGLPSAPTGPDGTVVSPQTLHPAVPHELSTVAVRSLEDTSVGGLRTGAAILRVLEQTAAAEAEAAALRAQEAALTESYPALGSDEDDKRDEKSRRRKLAVGMTLLTMATAGILAWAGLSVIGMFSTPETRSGPTVALTPTTPPPPGQTSSTQPSTPQSEQPQSGGTVDVASVNVYNVQGEPDNPHRIKRVVDGDPRSTWKTMTYRQQFPRGKPGVGIMITLAEAAKLAKVVIDSPSAGTKIEVRSAPSGSADLDETTVLGTGTLQKGDTEISLEAGDATKFVLLWITGLGGSGDRNVSELSELTFVRAG from the coding sequence GTGAGTGGGACGCCGGATTACACGGCGCCGCACGGGAATCCAGCCGGCGGCGCGGTAGGTGCTGCCGCCTTCGTTCCGGGTGCGACGCTCGGTGACGGCCGCTACCGCCTGTTGTCACTGGCGGGCCAGGATCCACGCGGCCCAGCCCAGTTCTGGCGGGCCAGGGACAACGCGCTGGGGCGTGACGTTGCTCTCACCGTGCTGATCGGCGACGCCTCGGACGAGCGCACCGCCGCCCGCTCCCGGCGCACCCTGGAACGCGCCACCCACTCCGCGGGCTTCACCCACCCCGGGGTCTCCCGGACGCTGGACGTGCTCTGGCCAGGACACGGGGTCAACCCGAGGGACGGCGTGTTCGGCATCGTGGTGGCCGAATGGACCCAGGGCACCGATCTGCTGGACCTGATCACCGAGGGCCCACTGCCCGCGGGCACCGCCTCCCGGCTGCTGGAGCCGCTGGCCGCCGCGGTGGAGACCGCGCACCACGCCGGCCTGGTGCTGGGCGTTGACCACCCGCAACGACTGCGGGTCACCCCGGACGGCAAGCTGCGGCTGGCCTTCCCCGGCCCCAGGGCCGAGGTGACCGCCCGCGAGGACGTCCGCGGTCTCGGCGCCACCCTGTACCTGATGCTGACCTGCCGCTGGGCCCTGGACGGCGGCCCCAACGGCCTGCCGTCGGCGCCCACCGGCCCGGACGGCACCGTGGTCTCCCCGCAGACGCTGCACCCGGCCGTGCCACACGAGCTGTCCACGGTCGCCGTGCGCAGCCTGGAGGACACCAGCGTCGGCGGCCTGCGCACCGGCGCGGCCATCCTGCGGGTGCTCGAGCAGACCGCGGCCGCCGAGGCCGAGGCCGCCGCGCTGCGCGCCCAGGAGGCCGCGCTCACCGAGTCCTACCCGGCGCTGGGCAGCGACGAGGACGACAAGCGGGACGAGAAGAGCAGGCGGCGCAAGCTCGCCGTCGGCATGACGCTGCTGACCATGGCCACCGCGGGCATCCTCGCCTGGGCCGGGCTGTCGGTGATCGGCATGTTCTCCACCCCGGAGACCCGTTCCGGCCCCACCGTGGCGCTCACGCCCACCACGCCCCCGCCGCCGGGTCAGACCAGCAGCACCCAGCCGAGCACGCCGCAGAGCGAGCAGCCCCAGTCCGGTGGCACCGTCGATGTGGCCAGCGTGAACGTCTACAACGTGCAGGGCGAGCCGGACAACCCGCACCGGATCAAGCGGGTGGTCGACGGCGATCCGCGCTCGACCTGGAAGACCATGACCTACCGGCAGCAGTTCCCCAGGGGCAAGCCGGGCGTGGGCATCATGATCACCCTGGCCGAGGCGGCCAAGCTGGCCAAGGTGGTCATCGACTCGCCGAGTGCCGGCACCAAGATCGAGGTGCGCAGCGCGCCCTCTGGCAGCGCCGATCTGGACGAGACCACGGTGCTGGGCACCGGGACCCTGCAGAAGGGCGACACCGAGATCAGCCTGGAAGCCGGTGACGCCACGAAGTTCGTGTTGCTGTGGATCACCGGTCTGGGTGGCAGCGGCGACCGCAACGTCTCCGAGCTGTCCGAGCTGACCTTCGTCCGTGCCGGGTGA